TGCTTTTCAAGATAGGAAGTTCCCACTCGGTCATTGAGAGAATACCCTTTTTTAAGATAGGCATCGACTTCCTCTGCTGGAAGACCTGATTTTTCACTTGATACACTACCGACGATTGTCGATAAAGAAGTATCTAGGACTTTTCTATCCCATGAGGTTGAAATACTGATACCTGGTAATTCCTTGGACGCTGATGCAACGAGAGCAACTTGGGTATCATCTAAGGCATCCGTAGAAATGGTACCCGTCGCAAAATTTTCAACGGCATTGAGCTGACTAAAGAGATAGATTTCCTTTTTCTGGTCATCTGTATAATTGAGTTGACTCACGTCAATACTTTCAACCGCATTATTGTAGAGAGTCGCTTCAGATAAGCGGTTCCCATCTGAATCTAGGCGTTTATCACTTGGCAAGGATTCGACTGTTTTTTTGTAAACGTCCTGGTCCGCCAAGTAGTAGTCTGCAATCTGACGGTCTGTCAGATTAGGGGAGGTCACATTCACATATGTGAGAAGTTTCTTGGCTGTTTCCTTCAATTCAGCTGCTGTCATTTTATTGTTTCGTGTGAAAGAAACAACCTGCTTGACAGTGTTTTCTACCAAGGGTTTCCCTGCCGCATCATAGATCTGTCCACGAGCTGAACTGGTTGTTACCCTTGTTTGGCTGGCTGAGGCCAATTTTGTTTCATAGAAATCTTTATTGAGCACCTGCATGTATAACAATCGACCAATAATGGCCATAAACAACAGGATAACAATGGCAAACAGTAAATTAAGCCGAATAGGAATCGAATGGCTATTAAATTTTCTCATACAACTAAGACTCTTTTCTAGAAAAATTTCCGATTTTCACCTTTATTTACATATAAAATAATAGAGCAAACAGGTGATGTTCAGTACATTTCATTGTACCATATTTTACGGAGAAACTCTTGGAAAAGTCGAAGCATTTTTTGACTTTTAACTGAAAATGCCTTTTTATTTGGTTATCCTATTTTCTATGATATAATGATAGTAATAGTTAGGAAAGCGTTAACTTTTAAGACTTTGACTCATAAAAAGGAGCCTCATGAACAAGCCAGATATCGCAACCATAATCGATCTCCATTTTGAAGAATTAACCGAGCTCGAGCAAGAAATCGCTCGCTATTTTTTACAAGCTGAAACGATCCAAGATGATCTCTCTTCTCAGCAAGTTACCCAGAAATTACATATCTCCCAAGCAGCCTTGACCCGCTTTGCCAAAAAGTGTGGTTTTACAGGCTACCGAGAGTTCGTCTTTCAATACCAGCATCAGGCTAGTAAACCGGACACTCATTCGCACAAACACAGTCCTTTGACCAAACGTGTTTTACGAAGCTACAGTATCATGCGAGAACAAACACAGGATTTGATCGACGAAGAACAACTGGAACGAGTTGCCCAATTAATCGATGACGCAGAACGAGTTTACTTTTTTGGAACGGGAAGTTCTGGTCTGATTGCCCGTGAGATGAAACTCCGTTTTATGCGATTAGGTGTGGTCTGTGAAGCTTTGACCGATCGGGATGGCTTTGCATGGACGACCAGTATCATGGATGAAAACTGTCTGGTACTTGGTTTTTCCCTATCAGGCACTACCCAATCCGTCCTCGATAGTTTGTTGGATGCCAAGGAAATGGGTGCCAAGACTATCCTCTTTACCAGCGCTCCAAACAAAAACAGTCAGGCCTACACCGAAACGGTCCTTGTCGCAAGTCATAGTCAATCTTCTTACATCCAGCGTATTTCCGCTCAACTCCCTATGCTCATTTTAATAGATTTGATTTATGCCTACTTTTTAGAAATCAATCGCGAGAGCAAGGAAAAAATCTTTAACAGCTATTGGGAAAATAAAAAGCTCAACGGCTATCGTAGACAAAAACGCGTTAGAAAATCCTAGTTTGGTTGAGCCAAACTAGGATTGTTTTGTTTTGAAATGATAATAGGCGCCCAGCATTCCTGCGGTATTTTGGTGATGGGCAA
This window of the Streptococcus sp. D7B5 genome carries:
- a CDS encoding MurR/RpiR family transcriptional regulator; this encodes MNKPDIATIIDLHFEELTELEQEIARYFLQAETIQDDLSSQQVTQKLHISQAALTRFAKKCGFTGYREFVFQYQHQASKPDTHSHKHSPLTKRVLRSYSIMREQTQDLIDEEQLERVAQLIDDAERVYFFGTGSSGLIAREMKLRFMRLGVVCEALTDRDGFAWTTSIMDENCLVLGFSLSGTTQSVLDSLLDAKEMGAKTILFTSAPNKNSQAYTETVLVASHSQSSYIQRISAQLPMLILIDLIYAYFLEINRESKEKIFNSYWENKKLNGYRRQKRVRKS